From Calditrichia bacterium:
TTCACAAAGGATACGTTTACGGCATCGATGGCAGCATTCTCAAATGCATCGACGCTGCCACCGGTGCAGAAATGTGGAAAGCCCGTGGCTACGGTCAGGGTTCGCTGATTTTGGTCGGCGAAAATCTGGTGTTGCTCGGCGCACGCGGAAATGTGGGGTTGGTGGAAGCGAATCCCCAACAATTTAATGAACTTGGAAATATGGAAGTACTCGCCGGTCGCAGTTGGACGGTACCAACATTTGTTGATGGCTATCTATTTGTCCGCAACCTCGAAGAAGCTGCCTGCATCGATTTAAATTGAAAGGTTAAATATTATGAAATACAGATACTTATGGATTATGATTGTCTGGATTTTTCTGTATCTTTCCGGTGCTGCAGGCTTTGGCTTTCCCGATGAAAACGGCAGCGACTGGACACAAATGCGCGGCTCCGCTCGCGACGGGATTTCTACCGAAACAAAGCTGGCCGATCGCTGGCCGGAAAGTGGTCCCGCAGAAATTTGGCGGAAAAATATTGGCGACGGTTATTCCGGCGTTGCTGTTTCGGGTGATCGATTGTTTATCACTTTTTCGCACGATGGCAAAGAAAAGCTCTTTTGCCTGAATGCCGGGTCAGGTGGTGAAATATGGCAATTTGCGCTAAACGACCATTTCGATGAGCAGTTTGGCGACGGACCGCGAGCCACACCCACCATCGACGGCGAAACCGTGTACGCGATCGGGTCGTATGGCATTTTGTATTCGCTGAATGCAAAAAACGGCCAAAAAAATTGGGAATTGAACATCCATCAAACCTTCAGCGACGAGCAAAATGGCCCGTATAATCGCGGGTATGCCTCATCGCCGTTAATTTTAGGCGATACGCTGTTCATCTGCGGCAGCATTCCCCCCGGAAAAACGGTGGTCGCGCTGAACAAACACACCGGCAAAACCATTTGGACATATCAAAACGGCACCACTTCATATTCATCGCCAATGTTGATGCACATTTCCGGGCATCCGCAAATTGTCAGCAGCATCGGTTACGGCATGGCCGGAATCGATCCCAAAACCGGCGCGGAATTGTGGAAATATCGCTGGGAAACATCCTACGAATTAAATATCGTTCCGCCGTTGCAAGTTGCGCCGGACAAAGTGATGATTTCATCCGGATACGACAAAGGCGCTGCGTTGGTGCAACTGCAGCAAAAAAACGGCAGCTGGGAAGTGAACGAGTTGTGGACAAACCGGCTGTTCCGCAATCATTTTAACGGTTCCGTGCTTTTGGATGGATTTTTATATGGCTTCGATAACAAAAATTTAAAGTGCATTAACGCACTCACCGGCGAAGAACAGTGGGCAAACCGTGATTTTGGCAAAGGTTCTGTAATTTTGGCGGATGATAAATTGTATGTGCAGGGCGAAAACGGCCAGATTGCGTTGGTCAAAGCAACGCCAACCGGATACACGGAGTTGGGTCGCCACACCGCGTTAACCGGTCGATGCTGGACAATTCCCGCGTTGGCAAACGGCAAATTATACGTTCGGAATATGAGCGAGCTGGTTTGTTACGACGTCAAATGATCCCGAATTGGCGGGTAGCCGCATCCGGTTTCCTGCCGAATGCAAATAAAGGATGGGTGGATTGCGTTGAAATTTCCTGATGATGTAACTTCTATTGCCCACCTGCGTTAATTTTTCAAAACTGACATTAAATAATGATTGTGAAAGGATATGTTGAATGAATTTAACCCGGTTCATTAGTGGATTACTGTTGATGATTTCCGTGACTCAAGTTTTTGTTTTTGCGCAAGATACGCATCCCGAAATGACCCTCGTCGATTCTGTGGTTGTCACCGAACAGAAGGAGGGCAAAATTGCGACCTATAATTTAACCGCAACCAAACTGCCGGTGCCAAACCGGTTGACTCCCGCCAGCGTTAGCGTGGTTACACAGGCTGTTTTCAACGCCCAAAACAGCACGGTGCTCGGCGATGCTTTGCGAAATATCAGCGGCATCAATGTGCAAAGCGGGAACGGTGTGTACGATTATTTTACCATTCGCGGATTCAACTCGCTGGACAACGGGCTGGTGCTCACCAACGGCACCGCCGAACCGGAAGTCACGTTTTACAATCTTTACAACATCGAACGGGTGGAAGTGCTCAAAGGTCCGGTTGCGTTTTTGTATGGCGCGAACCCGCTGTCCGGCACGGTGAACCTGGTGCGGAAACAACCGCAATTCAGCCAGTTTGCGCGCTCCGGCGTCAGCTACGGCAGCTTCAATTCCTTTCGCGGCACGTTCGATTCGAATTATGGCAATGCAGATCGCGGATACGCATTCCGGGTGAACGGTCTGTATCAGCAATCCGATTTTCATCGCGATGACAAAGAAAACGACAGCTACGCCGTAAATCCATCGCTCACCTGGCTCATTTCCGACCGGATAACACTCCACGCCGATTACGAATTTGCAACCAGCAATTATTCGCCGGATGCGGGGCTTCCGCTGCTTTTCGCCACCGGCAATCCGGCGGATCCGCAAATTCCGGATGTCCCCGTAGAAGAAGCGTACGAAACACCGTTCGATTTCTCCGAGCAGAAAATTAATCGCGCCAAAGCGAGCCTGAGCTATTCAATTTCACCGCAGGTGTTGCTGCGCAACAAATTTTATTTCACCAAACTCGATTGGCAATCAAAAGGAACGTTGCTCAACGGCGCATATCCGGATGGTTTTGGCGGAACAACGGTCATCCGTTTTGTGAACAGTTTGGACGATGTTCAAAAAATGATCGGTAATCAGCTGGAATTGCAGGCGAATTTTTACACGGCCGGCGCCAAACACCGGTTGCTCGCCGGGGTGGAATTCAGTCGTTTGCAGGATGAATTCCGGCTGGGATTTGTGCCGCCGGTTTTGCAGCCGGGTTTCCCCGGAATTTCACCGGTCAGCCTGAACGATCCGGCGGATGCGACCACCGAAGACATGTTCAATTTCGTGATTCCCAACCTCGATGCGGATGCGTCAATTACCAATATCGCGCCGTATCTGATCGACCAAATTACCGTATTTCAACAATTGCAGGTATTTCTCGGCGGGCGGTTCGATAACATTTCATACGATGATAACCGCACCTTTTACGACGTAACCTCCGGACAGCCTGCCGGAACATTGGTTGAGGAAAAAGATTTCAACCGGCTGAATCCGCTGGCTGGTTTGGTCTATTCGCCGCGCGAAAACGTGTCGCTGTATGGCAGCATGGGTAGCGCGTTTGCCCCGCCGTCCACCCAGATCGGGGTTAGCGCCGATGCCGAGGAAAGCAACCAGATCGAGTTCGGCATAAAAAGTGAACTGGCAAACGGTCGCCTTCGCGCAAATGTGGCGTATTTCGATTTGCGAAAAGATGATTTTGCCATTCCGCAGGGCGACGGCACCGCAATTGTGGCGGATCAGCGATCAAAAGGCGTCGAGCTGGAAATCATCGCGGAGCCGTTGCAGGATTTGGTGCTGTTCGCCAACTACGCATTTACCGATGCGGAGCTGACAAAATTTGTCAAAAATGGCGTTTTCGATTATTCCGGCAATCGTCCCGCATTCGCGCCGGAGCATTTGCTGAATATTTTTGCAATCAAGGATTTTGCCAACGGGTTTGGCGTGAATGCCGGTTTGCGCTTCATCGGCAGCCAGTTTATTGATGAAGATAACGCGCTGGAGCTGGATGGATACACTACCATAGACGCGGGCATTTTTTACCGGCTGAACAATGCGCGGCTGGGCGTGAACCTGAAAAACATTGCCGGAACTGAATATTTTACAAGAGGTTACGATAGCTATTCAATCATTCCCGGAAACCCGTTTGCGGCGTACGGAAGCATCGAAATCGGGTTGTAAAATGAAATATCTGGTATTCACATTGCTGCTGTTGCTCTATTTATTGCATAACGATTTGTGGTTGTGGCACGATGCTTCGTTGATCGCCGGTTTGCCGGTCGGGTTGGTGTATCACATCGTTTATTGTTTTGCAGTTGTTGTTGTGATGGCGTTGCTGATTAAATTTGCCTGGCCGGATGACGTTGCGGATCAATCGGAAAGGCAGGCTGATTCGTGATAACCGGTATTATTTTTGGCTATCTGGCAATTGTTCTGCTCATCGGATTGCTCAGTCACCGGCTGTTTCGCGGCACGGGAACGGATTTTTTTCTGGCGAGCCGCTCAATCGGATCGTTTGTGTTGCTGATGACCCTGTTCGGCACGCACATGACCGCATTTTCTATTTTGGGCGCGTCCGGCGAAGCGTATCACAACGGCATTGGCGTGTTTGCGCTGATGGCGTCGTCTTCCGCGCTGATGGTTCCGGTGACCATTTTTTTCCTCGGACCGCGATTGTGGGAAATCGGGAAACGCCACAATTTTGTTACCCAGGTTGAATTTTTCCGGGCGCGCTACCAATCGGATGTGCTCGGTTTGCTCCTGTTTGCGGTTATCGTTTTGCTGATGATTCCGTATCTGCTCATCGGCGTGATGGGCGGCGGCATTACGATGAACAGCATGACCGGCGGCGCGATTCCCCGATGGGTGGGCAGCATCATCGTTTGTGCGGTGATTTACACCTACGTCGCTTACAGCGGATTGCGCGGCACTGCATGGGTTAACACCTTTCAAACACTGGTATTTATGATACTTGGCGGCGCTGCATTTTTTGTGATAGTCCGGTCGCTCGGCGGCATCGAAACAGCCATGAAAACCGTTGCCGAAATTCGCCCGGAATTGCTCATTCGCGGCGAAAAAATCCCGCCGGTGAAGTTGTTCAGCTACACGTTTATCCCGCTGTCTGTGGGCATGTTTCCCCATATTTTCATGCACTGGCTTTCCGCAAAAAGCGCCCGCACGTTCCGATTGCCGATCATTTTATATCCCGTTTGCATCGCGATTGTCTGGATTCCCAGCGTGTTGCTCGGCGTGATGGGCAACATCGATTTTGCGGGATTGCAGGGTCCCGCAGCCAACAGCGTGCTGGTGCAAATGGTTGCGCAATACGCGCCCGGCGTGATGGGCGGGTTGCTCGCCGCCGGCGTGATCGCGGCAATTATGTCCTCACTCGATTCCCAAACGCTGGCGCTCAGCACCATGTTCACCCACGATATCGTCAAAACGCGCCGGAACAACACACTGAGCGAACGCGGGCAAGTGTGGCTCGGTCGCGCCTTTGCCCTGGCGATTTTGTTGGTTACTTTCGGGCTGTCGTTGATTGTCCGGCAAAGTATCTTTAAATTGGCTGTGTGGTCGTTTAGCGGATTTGCGGCGCTGCTGCCGATTGCCATCGCTGCGATTTATTGGCGAAAAAGCACCGCAAACGGGATTATTGCATCAATTATATCTGTCGCGATTTTATGGATTTACTATTTCTCGATGGCCTGGGACAATCCCGGATACAGCGTCGGCGGCAGCGGATTGATGCCGGTTGCTGTGATGTTCACTGTTTCAGCAGTTGTGTTGATTGTGATTTCGTTGCTCACCAAAGCACCGGAAAAACAGGTGCTCGACAATTTTTTTCGGTAACGTTGATGCATAAAAACAGCAGACGCGAACCTTCGTAGATGCGGTTGACCTTTTCAGCGGTCATTCCTGCGAAGGCAGGAATCTCCATTTTCTGTCAGATGTCTTTGCAAAACGCTGCGAACTTTTCGATATAAAAAAGTGTTGAAAGATTCAAAAAAATGAATGATAAACTAAAAATAGCCTACATCGCAGCCGGCGCAGGCGGCATGTATTGCGGCAGTTGCATCCGCGATAATTCGCTGGCGCGCGCCATCCGCGAACTGGGACATGACATCGCGCTCATTCCCACCTACACGCCCATGCGCACGGACGAGCCTGCGGAAAGCATCGACCGTGTGTTTTACAACGGCATCAGCGTGTATCTCGAGCAAAAATTTGCGTGGGCGCGCAATCGCTCCGGCTGGCTGGATTGGCTGATGGATCGCCCCGGCATCGTGAATTATCTCGCCAAAGTGAACGCCTCCACCAACGCCCGCGATCTCGGCGAATTGACCGTTTCGATGCTCAAAGGTGAGGACGGTTTTCAGCGAAAAGAGCTGCAAAAACTGGTCGATTGGCTGAAAAATGATTATAAGCCGCAAATTGTCCAAATCACCAATTCGATGCTCGCGGGGATGGCAAAGGAGATCAAAAATGCGCTGGATGTGCCAGTGTTGTGCGCGCTGCAGGGCGAGGATATTTTTCTCGATGACCTGATTGAGCCGTATCGCACAGAGGCGATTGCGTTGCTCCGCGAACGCGCAAAAGACATGGACGGCTTCATCGCAACCAGCGATTATTACCGCAATTTCATGAGCGAATATCTGGCAGTGCCCACCGAAAAAATTCATTCGGTGCGACTGGGCATTGGTCTGGACGGACACGGAAAAACAGAGCGTAACATCAATAATAACAATCCATTTGTGATTGGCTATCTCGCACGTATTTGTCCGGAAAAAGGGCTGCATGTGTTGGTCGATGCAGTTGCAGAACTGGCGAAACGAACCAGCGAAAACAGTGTCCGGCTGAAAATTGCGGGCTATCTCGGCAAACGCGATCATCACTATTTTGAAGGTGTGAAAACCGCCATTCGCAATCACGGCATCGAGCATTTGGTTGAGCATGTCGGTGAAGTTGATCGCACAGACAAAATCGCATTTTTGAACAGCCTCGATGTGCTGTCCGTGCCCACCGTTTATCACGAGCCGAAA
This genomic window contains:
- a CDS encoding PQQ-like beta-propeller repeat protein, producing the protein MKYRYLWIMIVWIFLYLSGAAGFGFPDENGSDWTQMRGSARDGISTETKLADRWPESGPAEIWRKNIGDGYSGVAVSGDRLFITFSHDGKEKLFCLNAGSGGEIWQFALNDHFDEQFGDGPRATPTIDGETVYAIGSYGILYSLNAKNGQKNWELNIHQTFSDEQNGPYNRGYASSPLILGDTLFICGSIPPGKTVVALNKHTGKTIWTYQNGTTSYSSPMLMHISGHPQIVSSIGYGMAGIDPKTGAELWKYRWETSYELNIVPPLQVAPDKVMISSGYDKGAALVQLQQKNGSWEVNELWTNRLFRNHFNGSVLLDGFLYGFDNKNLKCINALTGEEQWANRDFGKGSVILADDKLYVQGENGQIALVKATPTGYTELGRHTALTGRCWTIPALANGKLYVRNMSELVCYDVK
- a CDS encoding sodium:solute symporter family protein, with translation MITGIIFGYLAIVLLIGLLSHRLFRGTGTDFFLASRSIGSFVLLMTLFGTHMTAFSILGASGEAYHNGIGVFALMASSSALMVPVTIFFLGPRLWEIGKRHNFVTQVEFFRARYQSDVLGLLLFAVIVLLMIPYLLIGVMGGGITMNSMTGGAIPRWVGSIIVCAVIYTYVAYSGLRGTAWVNTFQTLVFMILGGAAFFVIVRSLGGIETAMKTVAEIRPELLIRGEKIPPVKLFSYTFIPLSVGMFPHIFMHWLSAKSARTFRLPIILYPVCIAIVWIPSVLLGVMGNIDFAGLQGPAANSVLVQMVAQYAPGVMGGLLAAGVIAAIMSSLDSQTLALSTMFTHDIVKTRRNNTLSERGQVWLGRAFALAILLVTFGLSLIVRQSIFKLAVWSFSGFAALLPIAIAAIYWRKSTANGIIASIISVAILWIYYFSMAWDNPGYSVGGSGLMPVAVMFTVSAVVLIVISLLTKAPEKQVLDNFFR
- a CDS encoding glycosyltransferase family 4 protein — its product is MNDKLKIAYIAAGAGGMYCGSCIRDNSLARAIRELGHDIALIPTYTPMRTDEPAESIDRVFYNGISVYLEQKFAWARNRSGWLDWLMDRPGIVNYLAKVNASTNARDLGELTVSMLKGEDGFQRKELQKLVDWLKNDYKPQIVQITNSMLAGMAKEIKNALDVPVLCALQGEDIFLDDLIEPYRTEAIALLRERAKDMDGFIATSDYYRNFMSEYLAVPTEKIHSVRLGIGLDGHGKTERNINNNNPFVIGYLARICPEKGLHVLVDAVAELAKRTSENSVRLKIAGYLGKRDHHYFEGVKTAIRNHGIEHLVEHVGEVDRTDKIAFLNSLDVLSVPTVYHEPKGLFLLEALANGVPAVQPNHGAFPEILSATGGGVLFEPDSPCGLADALHGLLENPDLRAQLGKNGKSVVHRDFSDQKMAMETLNVYQQYLGMSVADAAPVRTKTG
- a CDS encoding TonB-dependent siderophore receptor, which gives rise to MNLTRFISGLLLMISVTQVFVFAQDTHPEMTLVDSVVVTEQKEGKIATYNLTATKLPVPNRLTPASVSVVTQAVFNAQNSTVLGDALRNISGINVQSGNGVYDYFTIRGFNSLDNGLVLTNGTAEPEVTFYNLYNIERVEVLKGPVAFLYGANPLSGTVNLVRKQPQFSQFARSGVSYGSFNSFRGTFDSNYGNADRGYAFRVNGLYQQSDFHRDDKENDSYAVNPSLTWLISDRITLHADYEFATSNYSPDAGLPLLFATGNPADPQIPDVPVEEAYETPFDFSEQKINRAKASLSYSISPQVLLRNKFYFTKLDWQSKGTLLNGAYPDGFGGTTVIRFVNSLDDVQKMIGNQLELQANFYTAGAKHRLLAGVEFSRLQDEFRLGFVPPVLQPGFPGISPVSLNDPADATTEDMFNFVIPNLDADASITNIAPYLIDQITVFQQLQVFLGGRFDNISYDDNRTFYDVTSGQPAGTLVEEKDFNRLNPLAGLVYSPRENVSLYGSMGSAFAPPSTQIGVSADAEESNQIEFGIKSELANGRLRANVAYFDLRKDDFAIPQGDGTAIVADQRSKGVELEIIAEPLQDLVLFANYAFTDAELTKFVKNGVFDYSGNRPAFAPEHLLNIFAIKDFANGFGVNAGLRFIGSQFIDEDNALELDGYTTIDAGIFYRLNNARLGVNLKNIAGTEYFTRGYDSYSIIPGNPFAAYGSIEIGL